A section of the Tachysurus fulvidraco isolate hzauxx_2018 chromosome 7, HZAU_PFXX_2.0, whole genome shotgun sequence genome encodes:
- the LOC113662815 gene encoding serine/threonine-protein kinase pim-1-like, translated as MGDMVPVSLSEPGDTGNKSGSDLVINLRGDDSVNQEWTEVIASQYTARELLGQGNFSYVYAGVRNVDWKQVAIKCVAKTVYSKNITIPGGTQTLPLEVALMQMLSVPPRSRNVVELLEWFDLSDWVVLVLERPSPCSDLQEFCICNNSLLSESMVRNIMWQVVQAARHCCNHGVFHRDIRPENILINTDTMVVKLIDFGNGDLLKDSPYRTFAGTPPYCPPEWLHEGKYLGRPSTVWSLGVLLFYLVCGHLPFMNSDQIINGIIPICHHVSKECSDLISLCLKKDPRSRPSFEDIIRHKWFTMQL; from the exons ATGGGAGACATGGTGCCTGTAAGCCTGTCAGAGCCAGGGGACACGGGGAACAAGTCAGG CAGTGATTTAGTCATTAACCTTCGGGGAGATGACAG CGTTAACCAGGAGTggacag AGGTTATTGCATCACAATACACTGCGAGAGAGCTGCTGGGACAAGGAAACTTCAGCTATGTGTACGCTGGAGTTCGTAATGTGGATTGGAAACAG GTTGCTATTAAGTGTGTGGCCAAGACGGTCTACAGCAAAAACATCACCATT CCGGGTGGGACGCAAACTCTGCCCCTGGAGGTAGCCTTGATGCAGATGCTGTCCGTGCCACCTCGCTCCAGGAATGTGGTGGAGCTGCTAGAATGGTTTGACCTGTCCGATTGGGTCGTCTTGGTTCTGGAGCGACCCAGTCCCTGCAGTGACCTGCAAGAGTTTTGTATATGTAACAACAGTCTACTGTCTGAATCAATGGTTCGAAACATAATGTGGCAGGTGGTTCAGGCGGCTCGTCACTGCTGTAACCATGGTGTTTTTCACAGAGACATCAGGCCTGAGAACATTCTGATCAACACTGACACAATGGTAGTGAAGTTGATCGACTTTGGCAATGGGGACTTGTTAAAGGACTCCCCCTACAGGACATTTGCGG GAACGCCACCATATTGTCCTCCCGAGTGGCTCCATGAGGGAAAGTATCTGGGACGTCCTTCTACTGTCTGGAGTCTGGGTGTGCTCCTGTTCTACTTGGTCTGTGGACATCTGCCCTTTATGAACAGTGATCAAATTATAAATGGGATTATACCTATATGTCATCATGTGTCTAAAG AATGCTCTGATCTGATATCATTGTGCCTGAAAAAAGACCCTCGCTCTCGGCCGTCGTTCGAGGACATCATCAGACACAAGTGGTTTACAATGCAGCTTTAG